The following is a genomic window from Bactrocera tryoni isolate S06 chromosome 2, CSIRO_BtryS06_freeze2, whole genome shotgun sequence.
tccaggTACATAGTACAAAATGAAGGTCCACGCGCACTTTTCAAAGGTCTGGGCCCAAATCTCGTTGGCGTAGCGCCATCACGTGCGGTATATTTTTGCACCTACTCACagacaaagaattttttgaataatttaaggTGAGTTtccgattttatttttgtttttccccGAGTTGAAAAAGCAGCTTCATAAATAAAATCGTTTGTGAATACATTTTTTGCACTATACAAGTTATATAATTCTGGTCAAGtagaaaaaattgcatacaCAGCATTTATAAATAACTCTTAAAGTATGTATTTTGGCTcttatcttaaaatatttttatattgtttaccAATATACCgcgcaaaaattttgaaaaataataaaatgtatatttctgggcatccgaatgaaataaattaccatttttgatatggatttaGTTCCACTTGACAAACAAATTTTCCCAAACCCCGTAATGCAAGGCGCTGAAGGCTTTCGTTTGcgttttctaaatatttatgcacCTTCTGCCCATTACAccgtttaataataaaacaatatatacGCAGTTTTGTTCTACTGGACtagtactaaaaaaatttcacgtattcgaaatacataaattattggCAGAAAAtgttaggaaaataaaaatatttaatcgatAGACAATAATGCAGAAAAATGCCTCGAACTCGAACATCTGGTTACCAGTTGAAATTTACTGCGGAGCACCAATTTGCcaccatatttttcaaaaggtGCACTCCATCCGATAATTTACTAAGTCGTCAAAAGCTGCTCGCACGTTTACGTAGGTTTAAATATCATGATAAATAATACTATCGTCGCCACTACAATTAATGTATCTCTTCAACAATGCAGTATGGCGTGTGGGTCACGTTCTCACGAAAACACCTCTCTCACCGCTTTTGATCTATGCACAGTTTTTTAGCGATTCACTAATTTTACCACTGGTAAAAGTTGCttattacaaacaaatttaatcaattaattaaaagaagTATTATTTTCGCACAATTTTGTTACAGTTACATACAAACAGAGTCACCGCAAGTGCACATCTTGAGTGCCGCGAGCGCTGGTTTCGTCTCCTCCACACTAACGAATCCTATTTGGTTTGTAAAGACGCGCCTGCAGCTAGACTACAATTCCAAAGTGCAAATGACGGTGCGAGAATGCATTAATCGAGTGTATGCACAAGGCGGCATTGCCGGTTTCTACAAAGGCATTACAGCCAGCTATTTTGGCATCTGTGAGACCATGATACACTTTGTCATTTACGAGTTTATCAAATCGAAACTGGTAAGCTGGCGCTCTAAtaaaatctacatatatttcctaatatatttatttcgtttttacagCTTGAAATGCGCAACTCACGTCACGAAGATGTTAAATCATCGAAGGACTTTCTGGAATTCATGATGGCTGGTGCCGTTTCAAAGACTGTAGCATCCTGTATTGCGTATCCACATGAGGTGGCACGCACAAGACTGCGTGAGGAGggcaataaatataatacatttttccaaACATTGCAGACTGTGTGGAAAGAGGAGGGTAGAGCTGGACTTTATCGGTAAGACGAACAACTAAATAtccaaatttcaataattaattaatagaaGAATTAAAagtggctgttgttgttattgttggtatTGTAGGTACAGAAAATATTCTGCAATTAATTTGAGGAATACTCCCGAGTTTACAGTAATTTGTCGCATTTAAAGCCGCCTTCATGTCGTTTATATAAAAACGATTGTCGTGGCAACAATATTCAAAGTTGTCTTTACGTATTCTGATATCCCAGGGTTTCCACGATTCTCCTGAAGGAGAtgtcataaaatatatataaaagtaaaatataataagtaagacaatttgttgttcttcagacgggtaattgttcttcgaacttcttcatggtcgggtcgtctgctccatcgtcatcgattggggaatcaggttcACCATctctggtgttatgctttcacttcCATTCAGCAGAGgcaggagaagtgttccctccataatttcagtatgctctgggcatcagtcactggaccacctctgggggttctacaagagtatgctccggtcctgaaaccttctgttagtcccgcatcttttcgtagaattttcgagcattacccctgtcggccagcttgtcaagttcttcgtactcacgcatttcggtctctctctttttttgtctggaAATGCGTTTCGCTACCTTCTTCacctctcggtatctattccatgCCGCCCGTGCCGCGATTGTagcattgcgaggtaggcagtctgtgttttaacactatagcatatagctgttaaAACAGACCCATCAAAATTAAGATACATTTCTTCATAAAAGCTATATTTCCATCGtcaaattgcaattaaaattctccatcaacTGACTTCGACTGCTAATTTTCATAATTGCAAGAAATAAAATGCTTTCTCTGTCAGCATTACAGTGCTCTTAcgtgcgtacatatgtatttcaaatattCTCATTGTACAATTACATGCACAATACGCTTACACTAATTGACCGAACACGCTGTAGCCACTTGTATGAGTCGTTGTgtctatttttaatttgcttat
Proteins encoded in this region:
- the LOC120767764 gene encoding mitochondrial carrier protein Rim2 isoform X2; protein product: MSQNQRDTIIHLVAGGTAGTVGAVVTCPLEVVKTRLQSSNAFLGPTRLEPPGSTNGASELLRPEQRRKLSTTILRKRSQPQIMAISHCGISSTSTKSMSIMQCLRYIVQNEGPRALFKGLGPNLVGVAPSRAVYFCTYSQTKNFLNNLSYIQTESPQVHILSAASAGFVSSTLTNPIWFVKTRLQLDYNSKVQMTVRECINRVYAQGGIAGFYKGITASYFGICETMIHFVIYEFIKSKLLEMRNSRHEDVKSSKDFLEFMMAGAVSKTVASCIAYPHEVARTRLREEGNKYNTFFQTLQTVWKEEGRAGLYRGLATQLVRQIPNTAIMMATYEAVVYVLTRRFNNKSNEFYDF
- the LOC120767764 gene encoding mitochondrial carrier protein Rim2 isoform X1, with translation MSQNQRDTIIHLVAGGTAGTVGAVVTCPLEVVKTRLQSSNAFLGPTRLEPPGSTNGASELLRPEQRRKLSTTILRKRSQPQVIGGVRRIMAISHCGISSTSTKSMSIMQCLRYIVQNEGPRALFKGLGPNLVGVAPSRAVYFCTYSQTKNFLNNLSYIQTESPQVHILSAASAGFVSSTLTNPIWFVKTRLQLDYNSKVQMTVRECINRVYAQGGIAGFYKGITASYFGICETMIHFVIYEFIKSKLLEMRNSRHEDVKSSKDFLEFMMAGAVSKTVASCIAYPHEVARTRLREEGNKYNTFFQTLQTVWKEEGRAGLYRGLATQLVRQIPNTAIMMATYEAVVYVLTRRFNNKSNEFYDF
- the LOC120767764 gene encoding mitochondrial carrier protein Rim2 isoform X3, translated to MSQNQRDTIIHLVAGGTAGTVGAVVTCPLEVVKTRLQSSNAFLGPTRLEPPGSTNGASELLRPEQRRKLSTTILRKRSQPQVIGGVRRIMAISHCGISSTSTKSMSIMQCLRYIVQNEGPRALFKGLGPNLVGVAPSRAVYFCTYSQTKNFLNNLSYIQTESPQVHILSAASAGFVSSTLTNPIWFVKTRLQLDYNSKVQMTVRECINRVYAQGGIAGFYKGITASYFGICETMIHFVIYEFIKSKLLEMRNSRHEDVKSSKDFLEFMMAGAVSKTVASCIAYPHEVARTRLREEGNKYNTFFQTLQTVWKEEGRAGLYRGLATQLVRQIPNTAIMMATYEAVVYFTGR